The Niastella koreensis GR20-10 genome includes a window with the following:
- a CDS encoding helix-turn-helix transcriptional regulator: MSINKLALIRYKTIDDCLRNRYRKWTLDDLIIKVADVLYEMEGITTGVSKRTIQADIQIMRSDKLGYNAPIVVVDRKFYSYSDPEFSITNAPVNQADVEKMKEIVGVLKQFNGFTYFDEMSDMIARLENNLQRTTNQGRNCIQFEGNHLLKGLEHINPLYQFILNKKSLLVEYKSFKAAASQHIICYPYLLKEYRNRWFLIARNKKRKLLLTMALDRIIEFQELAKEPFDDHDGIDFDSYFDNLIGVTKNESDKASRVVLFIDKYNAPYVLTKPLHHSQTLLKETDQGIIIRIEVVLNFELEREILGFGECMKVLAPRILKSRIHKRLNMAIQKYEREEKEEPDQK; the protein is encoded by the coding sequence ATGTCGATAAATAAACTGGCCCTTATACGTTATAAAACCATCGATGATTGCCTGCGTAACAGGTATCGTAAATGGACCCTGGACGACCTGATTATAAAAGTAGCGGATGTGCTGTACGAAATGGAAGGTATCACCACCGGGGTGAGCAAGCGCACCATTCAGGCCGATATTCAGATAATGCGCAGTGATAAACTGGGTTACAATGCGCCTATTGTTGTTGTTGACAGAAAATTCTATTCCTACAGCGATCCTGAATTCAGCATTACCAATGCCCCGGTGAATCAGGCCGACGTAGAGAAAATGAAGGAGATCGTGGGGGTGTTGAAGCAGTTCAATGGGTTTACCTATTTCGATGAAATGAGCGACATGATCGCCCGCCTGGAAAATAACCTGCAGCGTACTACTAACCAGGGACGCAATTGCATTCAATTTGAAGGAAACCATTTGCTGAAGGGACTGGAGCATATCAATCCACTCTACCAGTTTATCCTGAATAAAAAATCGTTGCTGGTAGAATACAAGTCATTTAAAGCGGCCGCTTCCCAACATATTATTTGTTATCCTTATTTGCTGAAGGAATACCGCAACCGGTGGTTCCTGATAGCCCGGAATAAAAAGCGGAAACTCTTACTTACCATGGCGCTCGACCGCATTATAGAATTTCAGGAGCTGGCCAAAGAGCCGTTCGATGACCATGATGGAATTGATTTTGACAGCTATTTTGATAACCTGATAGGGGTTACTAAAAACGAAAGCGACAAAGCCAGCAGAGTGGTGTTGTTTATTGACAAATACAATGCGCCCTATGTGTTGACAAAACCCCTCCATCATTCCCAGACATTGCTGAAGGAAACTGACCAGGGGATTATTATCAGGATTGAAGTGGTGTTGAACTTTGAACTGGAGCGGGAGATCCTTGGTTTTGGCGAATGTATGAAAGTACTGGCTCCGCGCATCCTGAAGTCACGGATCCATAAAAGATTGAACATGGCGATACAGAAGTATGAGCGGGAAGAGAAGGAAGAGCCTGACCAAAAATAA